A stretch of the uncultured Desulfobacter sp. genome encodes the following:
- a CDS encoding alpha-amylase family glycosyl hydrolase has translation MLTTPAVRVEGELVGALRRELAPHLSADIEGALWFSGLVGAYGVNGLVLQTDVRRVLGESLTRDPRAEAAWQIIYECHKSISPALLSEEIIAWHGMNVAYLEQTLAAPAGNRQPEDTRQSVEEHRQKLDDELHKVLATLKDKGRTKGLGQWARRAVPSFPKAALTLTPTWAFNLALSSRGEKTVPIPGQPPFDLFERGYSGLFDGVRMRQVAVRRSGAELALGPLSEIPGFCIQVPDTEPCMVRIEWSDSSGSGVETLQIAGNQTRRISVGYGPVRIHTLDGAVYDPDSNAHLDSTPPEDFFGAWPTKEGTYFRMWAPNADRVIVATFPGESYEELRPLGDGTWQGFTADAKIGQEYKLLLATGKHEAWHVDPYARKLNNTPNGIICDRRPRAQDEFRLPPYDQLVLYEIHIGSFNRRPSDAIGTFHTAAQRLSYLVDLGVNAVLLMPVHTRPTGNSWGFDPSHIFAVTEDFGGPEALRQFILKAHAHGIGVLLQLCLSHAGPENLLWNFDARQNGEQDNGCYFFPSTAPRSKGAWGPNYNISREEVRRYLRDNVMMWFEEYGIDGIHWDTVNFSVTLSYYPESSPHDEESFKLIREINQEVRSRWPDALITGGAPDGIDWPTENMALTAMWSYSFVNIVRNVLIQPEDPQRDIQAIQGELIHVSNNPFERVLYLESHDDARTRLPEQIDKRHADSYYARKRSLLGATLLLTAPGIPMLFHGQEMLESRAFDSAKWHFDWNQTNSGYVQAFRDLIHLRTDSDGPTGGLSSNQYDTLHENHDAKVLAYSRSDQIVVVLNFGNVYYKSYWLPFPIHGHWQLVFNGDNKKYDPQFKNRYSDVVETSAYKTWEIAGEISLAPYSGVIYVFDQDSWAKDDSIYK, from the coding sequence ATGCTCACCACCCCTGCCGTCCGCGTGGAAGGGGAGCTTGTGGGGGCGCTCCGTCGCGAGTTGGCGCCACACCTGTCCGCCGACATCGAGGGCGCCCTGTGGTTCTCCGGTTTGGTCGGGGCCTATGGCGTCAATGGCCTCGTGCTTCAGACAGATGTCCGTCGGGTGCTCGGCGAGTCCCTCACCCGCGATCCCCGTGCCGAGGCCGCATGGCAGATCATTTATGAATGTCATAAATCCATATCGCCCGCCCTCTTGTCTGAAGAGATCATCGCCTGGCATGGAATGAATGTGGCGTATCTCGAACAGACCCTTGCCGCGCCGGCAGGTAACCGGCAACCTGAAGATACACGTCAAAGCGTGGAGGAACACAGACAAAAATTGGATGACGAACTTCACAAGGTGCTCGCCACATTAAAGGACAAAGGCCGTACTAAGGGGCTGGGCCAATGGGCGCGGCGGGCGGTACCGTCATTTCCAAAGGCCGCTTTGACATTGACACCGACCTGGGCGTTCAACCTGGCTTTGAGTTCCCGGGGCGAAAAAACCGTTCCCATCCCTGGGCAACCGCCTTTTGACCTGTTCGAACGCGGTTATTCAGGATTGTTCGATGGGGTACGTATGCGACAAGTGGCAGTTAGACGGTCCGGGGCGGAGTTGGCGTTGGGTCCGCTATCCGAAATCCCGGGTTTTTGCATCCAAGTACCGGACACAGAACCCTGCATGGTGAGAATCGAATGGTCCGATTCAAGCGGGAGCGGAGTTGAGACGCTTCAAATCGCCGGCAATCAGACCCGGCGCATTTCGGTGGGGTACGGACCGGTCAGAATTCATACCCTTGATGGGGCTGTGTACGATCCCGACAGTAACGCCCACCTGGACAGCACGCCTCCCGAAGATTTCTTTGGCGCGTGGCCTACCAAAGAGGGGACCTACTTCCGCATGTGGGCGCCGAACGCCGATCGAGTCATAGTGGCCACGTTTCCAGGAGAGTCCTACGAAGAGTTGCGCCCCCTCGGGGACGGCACGTGGCAGGGATTTACAGCAGATGCAAAAATCGGACAGGAATACAAGCTTTTACTCGCCACCGGCAAACACGAAGCTTGGCACGTTGATCCCTATGCACGAAAGCTCAATAACACCCCAAACGGCATCATCTGTGATCGTCGACCACGAGCCCAGGATGAATTCAGGCTTCCTCCGTATGACCAGCTGGTACTCTATGAAATACACATCGGCTCGTTTAATAGAAGACCCTCAGACGCCATAGGCACATTCCACACGGCCGCCCAGCGCCTCTCCTACCTGGTTGATTTAGGCGTTAACGCAGTTTTGTTGATGCCTGTTCATACCCGCCCTACCGGCAACTCCTGGGGGTTCGATCCGTCCCACATCTTCGCTGTGACAGAGGATTTTGGTGGCCCTGAAGCGCTCAGGCAGTTTATTTTAAAGGCCCACGCCCACGGGATCGGCGTATTGCTCCAACTGTGTCTGTCCCACGCAGGCCCTGAAAACCTCTTGTGGAATTTTGATGCTCGACAAAATGGTGAGCAAGACAATGGATGCTATTTCTTTCCCTCTACAGCCCCCCGTTCCAAGGGGGCTTGGGGACCAAACTACAACATCAGCAGAGAAGAGGTCAGAAGATATTTACGCGACAATGTCATGATGTGGTTCGAGGAATACGGCATCGATGGCATCCACTGGGATACGGTCAATTTTAGTGTGACATTGAGCTATTACCCCGAATCCTCCCCACATGATGAAGAATCTTTTAAGCTCATCCGAGAAATCAATCAGGAGGTCCGAAGCAGATGGCCCGATGCATTGATCACTGGAGGGGCTCCTGATGGAATCGATTGGCCAACCGAGAACATGGCACTAACTGCGATGTGGTCATATTCCTTTGTCAATATCGTTCGCAATGTCCTTATACAACCAGAAGATCCGCAGCGAGACATCCAAGCCATACAAGGCGAGCTTATTCACGTCTCAAACAACCCTTTTGAAAGGGTGCTTTACCTCGAGTCCCACGACGACGCCAGAACCAGACTCCCGGAACAAATCGACAAGCGGCATGCAGACAGCTACTACGCGCGAAAACGATCCCTGCTCGGAGCGACCCTGTTATTGACCGCTCCGGGAATTCCCATGCTGTTTCACGGCCAGGAGATGTTGGAAAGCCGCGCCTTCGATTCTGCAAAATGGCACTTCGATTGGAACCAGACCAACTCCGGTTACGTGCAAGCCTTCCGCGACCTCATCCACCTCCGAACGGACAGCGATGGGCCGACCGGTGGACTCTCGAGCAACCAATACGACACGCTACACGAAAACCACGATGCAAAGGTCCTTGCCTACAGCCGAAGCGATCAAATCGTGGTTGTACTCAACTTTGGAAACGTTTACTACAAGTCCTATTGGTTGCCTTTTCCGATTCATGGCCATTGGCAGCTGGTCTTTAATGGTGACAACAAGAAGTACGATCCCCAATTTAAAAACCGGTATTCCGATGTTGTCGAAACGAGCGCTTATAAAACATGGGAGATCGCAGGGGAAATCAGTTTGGCGCCATATTCCGGAGTTATTTATGTGTTCGATCAGGATTCGTGGGCGAAAGATGATTCTATCTATAAATAA
- a CDS encoding pyridoxal phosphate-dependent aminotransferase, with product MPIADKMVGIVESASMIRKMFEEGIRMREKFGADNVFDFSLGNPDVPPPPVVKETVLNIINDAATSHGYMPNAGYPWVRQAVADYLNAQCGVGMTADLVIMSVGAAGALNDTLKALVNPGEEILVPAPYFVGYNQYAFIAGAVLKTVSTQSDFHLDLGAIESAINKETRVVLINSPNNPTGVVYTKQELDELGQLLEKKSREFGKRIYLISDEPYRKIAYDVEVPWMFGVYDHTIVLTSYSKELSLAGERVGYLAVHPAAEDAQLIAAAAGVANTMMFVNAPALFQQVVGKLQGVCVDIDIYRKRRDMICDGLAAAGYEFNVPEGAFYLFPKTPIENDVEFAGLLKEENILVVPGSGFGGPGHFRLSYAVPEQSITNSIAGFKRAMEKAQKLK from the coding sequence ATGCCAATTGCAGACAAGATGGTCGGGATCGTAGAATCCGCTTCTATGATTCGAAAAATGTTTGAGGAAGGCATCCGAATGAGAGAAAAGTTCGGGGCTGATAATGTGTTTGATTTTTCTTTGGGAAATCCCGATGTGCCGCCGCCGCCGGTGGTCAAGGAAACGGTTCTGAATATAATCAACGATGCCGCAACCTCCCACGGATATATGCCCAATGCAGGATATCCCTGGGTGCGCCAGGCCGTAGCCGATTATCTCAATGCCCAGTGTGGCGTTGGGATGACTGCGGATCTGGTGATTATGAGTGTCGGGGCGGCCGGTGCGCTGAATGATACCTTAAAAGCGTTGGTCAATCCCGGAGAAGAGATTTTGGTGCCGGCCCCCTATTTTGTGGGGTACAACCAGTATGCCTTTATTGCCGGGGCCGTTCTTAAGACCGTCTCTACCCAGTCTGATTTTCATCTGGATCTTGGGGCTATTGAATCCGCCATAAATAAAGAGACCCGTGTTGTGCTCATCAACTCCCCCAACAACCCCACGGGTGTAGTGTATACCAAACAGGAACTGGATGAACTGGGCCAGCTCCTGGAAAAGAAAAGCCGGGAGTTTGGTAAACGCATCTATCTGATTTCGGACGAACCCTATCGCAAGATCGCCTATGATGTGGAGGTTCCCTGGATGTTCGGTGTATATGACCATACCATTGTGTTGACCTCCTATTCTAAAGAGCTCTCCCTGGCAGGGGAACGTGTTGGGTATCTTGCGGTTCATCCTGCTGCTGAAGATGCGCAGCTGATTGCGGCGGCTGCCGGTGTGGCCAACACTATGATGTTTGTGAACGCCCCGGCCCTGTTCCAGCAGGTGGTAGGAAAGCTTCAAGGCGTGTGTGTGGATATTGATATCTATCGCAAACGCCGGGACATGATCTGTGACGGGCTTGCTGCAGCAGGGTATGAGTTTAACGTGCCCGAAGGTGCATTCTACCTGTTTCCCAAAACCCCCATTGAGAATGATGTGGAATTTGCAGGATTGCTTAAAGAGGAGAATATTTTGGTTGTGCCCGGTTCCGGATTCGGTGGACCCGGCCATTTCCGGCTTTCCTATGCGGTGCCTGAACAGTCCATTACAAATTCCATAGCCGGTTTTAAACGGGCCATGGAAAAGGCTCAAAAGCTCAAATAA
- a CDS encoding DUF4231 domain-containing protein, with the protein MSNANNVKDIDQSHSHNNTWGEYRVWAATARRIKTTLQSCRRVVLYLTLFSAAVGAFAEQYPKIAGQLKPWLGGHIIADWVQPVLGCIAGLAIAIAGIIMQRLASRRNQEEQVRARSTAEALKSHTYLYVTGTPPYDTDDPHTRLYDETDQLVQQVEKEIISEVLSDEERMKRRPEYPMPVETYIKQRVEDQIQWYRRSTTEHGKKVKQAQYWSIVFAIAGFVLSGLSGLSGISPQWEWLGLMPGWIPVIGAFSAAIASHFYAERHEYLQLSYRATGRRLTRLLERFTNREDPTARRTFITNCENTISIENQSWMAELLEDKDMPSTDTDPNA; encoded by the coding sequence ATGTCAAATGCAAATAACGTAAAAGATATTGATCAAAGTCATTCACACAACAATACCTGGGGTGAGTACCGCGTATGGGCGGCAACGGCCCGAAGGATTAAGACCACGTTACAAAGCTGCCGCAGAGTTGTTCTGTACCTCACACTCTTTAGTGCGGCGGTCGGCGCATTTGCCGAACAGTACCCGAAGATTGCCGGACAACTGAAGCCCTGGCTTGGGGGCCATATAATTGCAGATTGGGTGCAGCCCGTGCTCGGATGTATAGCGGGATTAGCCATTGCGATTGCGGGAATTATCATGCAGCGACTTGCTTCCCGCCGAAACCAAGAAGAGCAAGTACGGGCACGCTCAACCGCTGAGGCCTTAAAGTCACATACTTATCTATACGTAACAGGCACGCCGCCTTATGATACGGATGATCCACATACGCGACTATACGACGAAACGGACCAACTTGTTCAACAGGTCGAGAAGGAAATCATTAGCGAAGTCTTGTCGGACGAGGAGAGAATGAAGCGCCGTCCGGAGTATCCAATGCCTGTCGAAACGTACATCAAACAGCGCGTTGAAGATCAAATCCAATGGTATCGACGCAGTACTACTGAACATGGAAAAAAGGTCAAACAAGCACAGTACTGGTCCATTGTGTTTGCGATCGCCGGCTTTGTCCTGAGCGGTCTTTCGGGTCTCTCCGGGATCAGTCCCCAGTGGGAGTGGCTTGGCCTCATGCCGGGATGGATTCCTGTCATTGGCGCATTCAGTGCGGCGATTGCCTCGCACTTCTATGCAGAACGACACGAATATTTGCAGCTAAGTTACCGAGCGACTGGTCGCCGATTGACACGCCTGCTTGAACGCTTTACAAATCGTGAAGATCCAACTGCGAGGCGAACATTTATTACTAATTGTGAAAACACCATCTCCATAGAGAATCAGAGTTGGATGGCCGAGCTTCTCGAAGATAAAGATATGCCGTCGACCGATACCGATCCAAATGCTTGA